A stretch of Anaeromyxobacter dehalogenans 2CP-1 DNA encodes these proteins:
- a CDS encoding MTH1187 family thiamine-binding protein: MAVVFVAITPLGTATPSVSRWVAGVERILRGTRLTSQLTAMGTLIEGDLDEILAVVRRMHEHPFTEGAVRVSTSIQIDDRRDRPDHSIAGKVRSVEEKLK, translated from the coding sequence ATGGCCGTCGTGTTCGTCGCGATCACCCCGCTCGGCACCGCGACGCCGAGCGTGTCGCGCTGGGTCGCCGGGGTGGAGCGGATCCTCCGCGGCACCCGGCTCACCAGCCAGCTCACCGCCATGGGAACGCTCATCGAGGGCGACCTCGACGAGATCCTGGCGGTCGTGCGCCGGATGCACGAGCACCCGTTCACCGAGGGGGCCGTCCGGGTCTCGACGTCGATCCAGATCGACGACCGGCGGGACCGGCCGGACCACAGCATCGCGGGGAAGGTGCGGTCGGTGGAGGAGAAGCTGAAGTAG
- a CDS encoding FHA domain-containing protein yields MTCEGCGAALDATMDRCPACGRELEFGRLTGILGVVCRACDAYNEPGARACSACGKPLGAGEPPPTGGPNPPAPAPVAPAPRARTAAPAPAPAAPAPARASAPPAPAPPAPGSPLVHALGRAGAAATRFIPASAIRAALRPDPRPAAAPPPPSPAVPPLAPGRVELVPEPSPGPARAPFRLARPTTVAGRSEGALRLADDPSIGDRHATFLFRDGALLVRDEGAPGGVLVRLRGHPASLRPGDPFAVGGRLLRYAGPLPPPPLPAADGTRRIGSPRPPPPAVAVEELLEGGVPGRTWVRSGPSITVGRAGAAVSLGDDPSIAPAHAELRIEADGTARLRDLGSATGTFARVPPHGERELREGDAVRLGRTVLRVSAVADP; encoded by the coding sequence ATGACCTGCGAAGGCTGCGGCGCGGCGCTCGACGCCACCATGGACCGGTGCCCGGCGTGCGGCCGCGAGCTCGAGTTCGGCCGGCTCACCGGCATCCTCGGCGTGGTCTGCCGCGCCTGCGACGCGTACAACGAGCCGGGCGCCCGGGCCTGCTCCGCCTGCGGCAAGCCGCTCGGGGCGGGCGAGCCGCCGCCGACCGGCGGCCCGAACCCGCCGGCGCCGGCTCCGGTCGCCCCGGCCCCTCGGGCGCGGACCGCCGCACCCGCCCCCGCGCCGGCGGCCCCGGCCCCTGCGCGGGCGAGCGCCCCGCCCGCCCCCGCGCCGCCCGCGCCCGGTTCACCGCTCGTGCACGCCCTCGGTCGCGCCGGCGCCGCCGCCACCCGCTTCATTCCGGCCTCCGCCATCCGGGCCGCGCTCCGGCCCGACCCGCGCCCCGCCGCGGCCCCGCCTCCGCCGTCCCCGGCGGTGCCCCCGCTCGCGCCCGGCCGCGTGGAGCTGGTGCCCGAGCCGAGCCCCGGGCCGGCGCGCGCGCCGTTCCGCCTGGCCCGCCCCACCACCGTGGCCGGCCGCAGCGAGGGCGCGCTCCGCCTCGCCGACGACCCGTCGATCGGCGACCGCCACGCCACGTTCCTGTTCCGCGACGGCGCGCTGCTGGTCCGCGACGAGGGCGCGCCGGGCGGCGTGCTGGTGCGACTGCGCGGCCACCCCGCCTCGCTCCGCCCCGGCGATCCGTTCGCGGTGGGCGGCCGGCTGCTCCGCTACGCCGGGCCGCTGCCGCCGCCGCCGCTGCCCGCGGCCGACGGCACCCGGCGCATCGGCTCTCCGCGCCCGCCGCCGCCGGCGGTGGCCGTGGAGGAGCTGCTGGAGGGCGGCGTGCCCGGGCGCACCTGGGTGCGCAGCGGGCCGTCGATCACCGTGGGCCGGGCCGGCGCGGCGGTGTCGCTGGGCGACGACCCGTCGATCGCGCCGGCGCACGCCGAGCTGCGCATCGAGGCGGACGGGACCGCTCGCCTGCGCGACCTCGGCTCCGCCACCGGGACGTTCGCGCGCGTCCCGCCGCACGGCGAGCGCGAGCTCCGCGAGGGCGACGCGGTGCGCCTGGGCCGGACGGTGCTGCGCGTGAGCGCGGTCGCGGATCCCTGA
- a CDS encoding RelA/SpoT family protein, whose translation MMGRLTGLPHSDATRYAGPSTLLRLNDILDRVSGYHPDPDLDLIKKAYVYSAKVHQGQIRKSGEPYLVHPLEVAGILAELKLDESSVVTGLLHDTIEDTLATKKEISELFGPEIADLVDGVTKLSQFTAANTQEEKQAENFRKMVVAMAKDIRVLLVKLADRTHNMRTLDAMKPESQERIARETLDIYAPLANRLGIQWIKTELEELSFKYLRPGDYSELNEKVSVRAREKERFVAEVVEIIRRRLAEAGMQADVSGRVKHVYSIYRKMRQLDVDFEQIQDVVGFRVIVDTVAECYESLGFVHSLWKPVPGRFKDYIAIPKPNLYQSLHTTVVGPAGERIEVQIRTREMHRIAEEGVAAHWAYKEKGRDGKGAELSRKDAASFGWLRQLVEFQRDLADPREFLETVKVDLFSDEVFVFTPKGAVKSLPRGATPVDFAYTIHSEIGEHTVGAKVNGKLVPLRYTLKNGDTIEILTSPNAHPSKDWLTFVKTSRAQARIRQFIRQAEHRRSVEIGRDIAERELRRFGVTLNKLQKGGELEKAAQALGYRVADDVLAAVGYGKVSPGQLLQQVLPPDRLAEPPPPAEAAPTSRITELFRKMARRPTEGVRINGIDDVLVRYGKCCNPVPGDAIVGFITRGRGVTVHTASCDKVLGIDPERRVDVAWDVRGDFKRPVSLRVITTDRPGILAKISQTFSEAGVNISQASCRTTPGERAVNDFEVTIGDLKQLNSVIRSIERIEGVQSVQRV comes from the coding sequence ATGATGGGCAGGCTCACAGGCTTGCCGCACTCCGACGCGACCCGTTACGCTGGCCCTTCGACCTTGCTCAGGCTCAACGACATCCTGGACCGGGTATCCGGCTACCACCCCGATCCCGATCTCGACCTGATCAAGAAGGCCTACGTCTACAGCGCCAAGGTCCACCAGGGGCAGATCCGCAAATCGGGCGAGCCGTACCTGGTGCATCCGCTGGAGGTCGCGGGCATCCTCGCCGAGCTGAAGCTGGACGAGTCGTCGGTGGTGACCGGGCTGCTGCACGACACCATCGAGGACACCCTCGCCACGAAGAAGGAGATCTCCGAGCTGTTCGGCCCGGAGATCGCCGACCTGGTGGACGGGGTCACCAAGCTCTCGCAGTTCACCGCCGCCAACACCCAGGAGGAGAAGCAGGCGGAGAACTTCCGCAAGATGGTGGTGGCGATGGCGAAGGACATCCGCGTGCTGCTGGTGAAGCTCGCGGACCGCACCCACAACATGCGGACGCTCGACGCGATGAAGCCGGAGTCGCAGGAGCGCATCGCCCGCGAGACGCTGGACATCTACGCGCCGCTCGCGAACCGGCTCGGCATCCAGTGGATCAAGACCGAGCTGGAGGAGCTGTCGTTCAAGTACCTGCGCCCGGGCGACTACTCCGAGCTGAACGAGAAGGTCTCGGTGCGCGCCCGCGAGAAGGAGCGGTTCGTCGCGGAGGTGGTGGAGATCATCCGCCGCCGGCTGGCCGAGGCCGGCATGCAGGCCGACGTCTCCGGGCGCGTGAAGCACGTCTACTCGATCTACCGGAAGATGCGGCAGCTCGACGTGGACTTCGAGCAGATCCAGGACGTGGTCGGGTTCCGCGTCATCGTGGACACGGTGGCGGAGTGCTACGAGTCGCTCGGGTTCGTGCACTCGCTGTGGAAGCCGGTGCCGGGCCGCTTCAAGGACTACATCGCCATCCCGAAGCCCAACCTGTACCAGTCGCTCCACACCACCGTGGTCGGCCCGGCGGGCGAGCGCATCGAGGTGCAGATCCGCACCCGCGAGATGCACCGCATCGCCGAGGAGGGCGTGGCGGCGCACTGGGCCTACAAGGAGAAGGGGCGCGACGGGAAGGGCGCGGAGCTGTCGCGCAAGGACGCGGCGTCGTTCGGCTGGCTCCGCCAGCTGGTGGAGTTCCAGCGCGACCTCGCCGACCCGCGCGAGTTCCTGGAGACCGTCAAGGTCGACCTGTTCTCCGACGAGGTGTTCGTCTTCACGCCGAAGGGCGCGGTGAAGAGCCTGCCGCGCGGCGCCACGCCGGTGGACTTCGCCTACACCATCCACTCGGAGATCGGCGAGCACACCGTCGGCGCCAAGGTGAACGGCAAGCTCGTCCCGCTCCGCTACACGCTCAAGAACGGCGACACGATCGAGATCCTCACCAGCCCGAACGCGCACCCGTCCAAGGACTGGCTCACCTTCGTCAAGACCAGCCGCGCCCAGGCCCGCATCCGCCAGTTCATCCGGCAGGCCGAGCACCGGCGCTCGGTGGAGATCGGGCGCGACATCGCCGAGCGCGAGCTGCGCCGCTTCGGCGTCACGCTCAACAAGCTGCAGAAGGGCGGCGAGCTGGAGAAGGCGGCGCAGGCGCTCGGGTACCGGGTGGCGGACGACGTGCTCGCCGCGGTCGGCTACGGCAAGGTGTCGCCGGGGCAGCTCCTGCAGCAGGTGCTCCCGCCCGACCGGCTCGCCGAGCCGCCGCCGCCCGCCGAGGCGGCGCCCACCAGCCGCATCACCGAGCTGTTCCGGAAGATGGCGCGCCGCCCGACCGAGGGCGTCCGCATCAACGGCATCGACGACGTGCTGGTCCGCTACGGCAAGTGCTGCAACCCGGTGCCCGGCGACGCCATCGTGGGCTTCATCACCCGCGGGCGCGGCGTGACCGTGCACACCGCCTCGTGCGACAAGGTGCTGGGCATCGACCCGGAGCGGCGCGTGGACGTGGCCTGGGACGTGCGCGGCGACTTCAAGCGCCCGGTCTCGCTGCGGGTCATCACCACCGATCGCCCCGGCATCCTCGCCAAGATCTCGCAGACGTTCAGCGAGGCCGGCGTGAACATCTCGCAGGCGAGCTGCCGCACCACGCCGGGCGAGCGCGCGGTGAACGACTTCGAGGTCACCATCGGCGACCTGAAGCAGCTCAACTCGGTGATCCGCAGCATCGAACGGATCGAGGGCGTGCAGTCGGTCCAGCGCGTCTGA
- a CDS encoding Rid family detoxifying hydrolase encodes MKTPIATDGAPKAIGPYSQGVEARGNRTLYFSGQIPLDPATGELVKGTIEEETARALGNLRAALAAAGAGPEHVVKTTVFLADLGDFARMNAEYAKHFPAPAPARSTVQVAGLPRGARVEIEAIAVVD; translated from the coding sequence ATGAAGACCCCCATCGCGACGGACGGCGCCCCGAAGGCCATCGGCCCCTACAGCCAGGGCGTCGAGGCGCGCGGCAACCGCACGCTCTACTTCTCCGGTCAGATCCCGCTCGACCCGGCCACCGGCGAGCTGGTGAAGGGCACCATCGAGGAGGAGACGGCGCGCGCGCTCGGGAACCTGCGCGCGGCGCTCGCCGCCGCCGGCGCCGGCCCGGAGCACGTGGTGAAGACCACCGTGTTCCTCGCCGACCTCGGGGACTTCGCGAGGATGAACGCCGAGTACGCGAAGCACTTCCCCGCGCCGGCGCCGGCCCGCTCCACCGTGCAGGTGGCCGGGCTCCCCCGCGGCGCGCGCGTGGAGATCGAGGCGATCGCGGTCGTCGACTGA
- a CDS encoding KamA family radical SAM protein codes for MANLPVMGDVGGVTEELAGGGRTNGEAKAPAVRHEDAPRPVANVLSRFKPGPRSIWAGVPDALWNDWHWQQRERVIRLEQLERVLRVTPEEREAAVKTEAEFHMGITPYYAALMDPEDPTCPIRLQSVPTMGELNILASDLEDPLAEERDMPVPGITHRYPDRVLFYTTHNCPVYCRHCTRKRKVSDPTSAAAKRQIEESLAYIAQHTEIRDVVISGGDPLSLSDDRLDHILGRLRAIPHVEIFRLGTRNLVTLPQRVTDDFVYMLRRHHPVYVNTHFNHPKECTAEAFEAARRLADAGCVIGNQMVLLKGVNDDPAVVKELNHKLLLMRIRPYYIYQCDLARGISHFRTPVEAGIRIIEALRGHTSGLAVPQFVVDAPNGGGKIPVNPEYVVSHEGKRWVLRNFAGKQFEYVEP; via the coding sequence ATGGCGAATCTTCCGGTGATGGGCGACGTCGGCGGGGTGACCGAGGAGCTGGCCGGCGGCGGCCGGACGAACGGGGAGGCGAAGGCCCCGGCGGTGCGGCACGAGGACGCGCCCCGCCCGGTGGCGAACGTGCTGTCCCGGTTCAAGCCCGGCCCGCGCTCGATCTGGGCCGGCGTGCCCGACGCGCTCTGGAACGACTGGCACTGGCAGCAGCGCGAGCGGGTCATCCGGCTCGAGCAGCTCGAGCGCGTCCTGCGCGTCACGCCCGAGGAGCGCGAGGCGGCGGTGAAGACCGAGGCCGAGTTCCACATGGGCATCACGCCGTACTACGCGGCGCTGATGGACCCCGAGGACCCGACCTGCCCCATCCGCCTCCAGTCGGTGCCGACGATGGGCGAGCTCAACATCCTCGCCTCCGATCTCGAGGACCCGCTCGCGGAGGAGCGGGACATGCCGGTGCCCGGCATCACGCACCGCTACCCGGACCGAGTGCTGTTCTACACGACGCACAACTGCCCGGTGTACTGCCGCCACTGCACCCGCAAGCGGAAGGTCTCCGACCCGACCAGCGCCGCGGCCAAGCGGCAGATCGAGGAGTCGCTCGCGTACATCGCGCAGCACACCGAGATCCGCGACGTGGTGATCTCCGGCGGCGACCCGCTGTCGCTCTCCGACGACCGGCTCGACCACATCCTCGGCCGGCTCCGGGCCATCCCGCACGTGGAGATCTTCCGGCTCGGAACGCGCAACCTCGTCACGCTGCCGCAGCGCGTGACCGACGACTTCGTGTACATGCTGCGCCGGCACCACCCGGTCTACGTGAACACGCACTTCAACCATCCGAAGGAGTGCACCGCCGAGGCGTTCGAGGCGGCCCGCCGCCTCGCCGACGCCGGCTGCGTCATCGGCAACCAGATGGTGCTGCTGAAGGGCGTGAACGACGATCCGGCGGTGGTGAAGGAGCTGAACCACAAGCTCCTGCTCATGCGGATCCGGCCCTACTACATCTACCAGTGCGACCTGGCGCGCGGCATCAGCCACTTCCGCACGCCGGTCGAGGCCGGCATCCGCATCATCGAGGCGCTCCGCGGCCACACCTCCGGGCTGGCGGTGCCGCAGTTCGTGGTGGACGCGCCGAACGGCGGCGGAAAGATCCCGGTGAACCCCGAGTACGTGGTCTCCCACGAGGGGAAGCGCTGGGTGCTCCGCAACTTCGCCGGCAAGCAGTTCGAGTACGTCGAGCCGTAG
- a CDS encoding KamA family radical SAM protein gives MTWRELFPGTTEAEWRDWRWQQRHALTTAADFERLFPLTDAERRGFALAAGHTRVAATPYYASLVDRDHPACPIRLQVMPSAAEAVPAPGDLDDPIGEEPHRPVRAIVHKYPDRALFLAVDRCAVYCRHCTRRRITFSDDEGGFDRAAVEEGIAWVRAHREVRDVIVSGGDPLSLSDQKLDGILAGLRAIPHVQVLRVATRAPVTNPMRVTDALAAALRRHAPLFVVTHFNHPKECTPEAREACERLVDHGVPVENQSVLLRGLNSSARILTDLNERLLTFRVRPYYLHQGDLAAGTGHLRTPLAAGVAILEAMRGRTSGLAIPHLAVDLPGGGGKVTLQPQYLAGEGEEGARGHWLRNGRGERYFYPEPPEQDCTCPYEAVYYPADAAARGGPAGGDGEGE, from the coding sequence ATGACCTGGCGAGAGCTCTTCCCCGGCACCACCGAGGCCGAGTGGCGCGACTGGCGCTGGCAGCAGCGCCATGCGCTCACCACGGCCGCCGACTTCGAGCGGTTGTTCCCGCTCACCGACGCCGAGCGCCGCGGCTTCGCGCTCGCCGCCGGCCACACCCGCGTGGCCGCGACGCCGTACTACGCCTCGCTCGTCGACCGCGACCACCCGGCCTGCCCGATCCGGCTGCAGGTCATGCCGTCGGCGGCCGAGGCGGTGCCCGCGCCGGGCGACCTCGACGATCCCATCGGCGAGGAGCCGCACCGCCCGGTGCGCGCCATCGTCCACAAGTACCCGGACCGCGCGCTCTTCCTGGCGGTGGACCGCTGCGCGGTCTACTGCCGCCACTGCACCCGCCGGCGCATCACCTTCAGCGACGACGAGGGCGGCTTCGACCGCGCCGCGGTGGAGGAGGGGATCGCCTGGGTGCGCGCGCACCGCGAGGTGCGCGACGTGATCGTCTCCGGCGGCGACCCGCTCTCGCTCTCCGATCAGAAGCTCGACGGGATCCTGGCGGGGCTCCGGGCCATCCCGCACGTGCAGGTGCTCCGCGTCGCCACGCGCGCGCCGGTCACGAACCCCATGCGCGTCACCGACGCGCTCGCGGCCGCGCTGCGCCGCCACGCGCCGCTGTTCGTGGTGACGCACTTCAACCATCCGAAGGAGTGCACGCCCGAGGCGCGCGAGGCCTGCGAGCGGCTGGTGGACCACGGCGTGCCGGTCGAGAACCAGTCGGTGCTGCTGCGCGGCCTGAACTCCTCGGCGCGCATCCTCACCGACCTGAACGAGCGCCTGCTCACGTTCCGCGTCCGCCCGTACTACCTGCACCAGGGCGACCTCGCCGCCGGCACCGGACACCTGCGCACGCCGCTCGCGGCGGGCGTGGCGATCCTCGAGGCGATGCGCGGGCGCACCAGCGGGCTCGCCATCCCGCACCTGGCGGTGGACCTCCCGGGCGGCGGCGGCAAGGTCACGCTGCAGCCGCAGTACCTCGCGGGGGAAGGCGAGGAGGGCGCGCGGGGCCACTGGCTCCGCAACGGGCGCGGCGAGCGCTACTTCTATCCGGAGCCGCCGGAGCAGGATTGCACCTGCCCCTACGAGGCGGTCTACTACCCCGCCGACGCGGCCGCGCGAGGCGGCCCGGCGGGCGGGGACGGCGAGGGCGAATGA
- a CDS encoding DedA family protein: MISKVIEALAVFTTSVISSMGYGGIVLLMAIESACIPLPSEIIMPFAGYLVYRGEMTLHGAALAGAIGCVVGSIPAYYLGQFGGRPLIEKYGRYVLLSHKELDLADRLFQRWGQWVVFAGRLLPVIRTFIAFPAGVSRMPMGKFVLYTFVGSYPWCYALAWVGEWAGEAWHTDPRVKAIYHRFELVIVVAGVLAVAWFVWHKVKEARRARVPAAADEG; encoded by the coding sequence ATGATCTCCAAGGTGATCGAGGCGCTGGCGGTGTTCACCACGTCGGTGATCTCGTCGATGGGCTACGGCGGCATCGTGCTGCTGATGGCCATCGAGAGCGCGTGCATCCCGCTGCCCTCCGAGATCATCATGCCGTTCGCCGGGTACCTCGTGTACCGGGGCGAGATGACGCTGCACGGCGCGGCGCTGGCCGGCGCCATCGGCTGCGTGGTCGGCTCCATCCCGGCCTACTACCTGGGCCAGTTCGGCGGCCGGCCGCTCATCGAGAAGTACGGCCGCTACGTGCTCCTCTCGCACAAGGAGCTCGACCTCGCCGACCGGCTGTTCCAGCGCTGGGGCCAGTGGGTGGTGTTCGCGGGCCGGCTGCTCCCGGTGATCCGCACGTTCATCGCGTTCCCCGCCGGCGTGTCGCGCATGCCGATGGGCAAGTTCGTCCTCTACACGTTCGTGGGCTCGTACCCCTGGTGCTACGCGCTCGCGTGGGTGGGCGAGTGGGCCGGCGAGGCGTGGCACACCGATCCGCGGGTCAAGGCGATCTACCACCGCTTCGAGCTCGTCATCGTCGTGGCCGGCGTGCTCGCCGTCGCCTGGTTCGTCTGGCACAAGGTGAAGGAGGCGCGCCGCGCCCGCGTGCCGGCCGCCGCCGACGAGGGCTGA
- a CDS encoding SpoIID/LytB domain-containing protein codes for MRRPLATAAALAAALAAAAVPARAEELIRVQVRAQPEEIQELRLEDYVAGVVAGEMPGSFPPEALKAQAVAARSYALTRKVEAQAANRRWDIASGVIAQVFAAGRASPQARAAVDATHGEVLVQGMEPVEAYFHAACGGRTEAGMPALGRDLPYLASVECGRCDRAPRVRWSLEVGAAELGRLAGLGGAATAARVVARSASGRAEKVEVAGRGRRVTLAATDLRQRLGWARLPSLAFAVREVRRGFAFDGRGQGHGAGLCQWGAAGMAREGRDYREILRHYYPGTDVLRMY; via the coding sequence GTGCGCCGCCCGCTCGCCACCGCCGCGGCGCTGGCCGCCGCGCTCGCCGCGGCCGCGGTCCCCGCGCGCGCCGAGGAGCTGATCCGCGTCCAGGTCCGGGCGCAGCCCGAGGAGATCCAGGAGCTGCGGCTCGAGGACTACGTGGCGGGCGTGGTGGCGGGCGAGATGCCGGGGAGCTTCCCGCCCGAGGCGCTCAAGGCGCAGGCGGTGGCCGCGCGCAGCTACGCGCTCACGCGCAAGGTGGAGGCGCAGGCGGCCAACCGGCGCTGGGACATCGCGAGCGGCGTCATCGCCCAGGTGTTCGCGGCGGGGCGCGCCAGCCCGCAGGCGCGCGCGGCGGTGGACGCGACGCACGGCGAGGTGCTGGTGCAGGGGATGGAGCCGGTGGAGGCGTACTTCCACGCGGCCTGCGGCGGGCGGACCGAGGCCGGCATGCCGGCGCTGGGGCGCGACCTGCCGTACCTCGCCTCGGTGGAGTGCGGGCGCTGCGATCGCGCGCCGCGCGTGCGCTGGTCGCTCGAGGTCGGCGCGGCGGAGCTGGGGCGGCTGGCCGGGCTGGGCGGGGCGGCCACGGCGGCGCGGGTGGTGGCGCGGAGCGCGAGCGGCCGCGCGGAGAAGGTGGAGGTGGCCGGGCGGGGGCGGCGGGTCACGCTCGCCGCCACCGACCTCCGGCAGCGGCTCGGCTGGGCGCGGCTGCCCTCGCTCGCGTTCGCCGTCCGCGAGGTGCGGCGCGGGTTCGCGTTCGACGGGCGCGGCCAGGGCCACGGCGCCGGGCTGTGCCAGTGGGGCGCGGCCGGGATGGCGCGCGAGGGGAGGGACTACCGCGAGATCCTCCGCCACTACTACCCGGGCACCGACGTGCTGCGCATGTACTGA
- the queA gene encoding tRNA preQ1(34) S-adenosylmethionine ribosyltransferase-isomerase QueA, translating to MRLSDFDFALPEGLVAQAPVTPRDASRLMVLAPEEGSPAHRGFADLPELLAPGDLLVFNDTRVIPARLLGHKASGGKVELLLCEPLEGGLGRRWRAMGQASKPIREGAVLTFDGLEARVDDVEGEGFYRVTLDRQGPELEAALGRAGRIPLPPYIRRAPDAEDAARYQTIWARAPGSAAAPTAGLHFTEPLLARLAARGIRRTAVTLHVGPGTFLPIRGDDLDLHRMHGERYEVSPAAAAELAATRARGGRIVAVGTTSVRTLESAWRDGAVAAGPGRTELFIRPGHPFHAVDAMVTNFHLPRSTLLVLVCAFGGQGRVLAAYREAVARGYRFFSYGDAMLLLRR from the coding sequence GTGCGCCTCTCCGACTTCGACTTCGCCCTGCCCGAGGGGCTGGTGGCCCAGGCGCCGGTCACGCCGCGCGACGCCTCGCGCCTCATGGTGCTCGCGCCGGAGGAGGGCTCGCCCGCGCACCGCGGCTTCGCCGACCTGCCGGAGCTGCTCGCGCCGGGCGACCTGCTCGTCTTCAACGACACGCGCGTCATCCCGGCGCGGCTGCTCGGCCACAAGGCGTCGGGCGGCAAGGTGGAGCTGCTCCTGTGCGAGCCGCTGGAGGGCGGGCTGGGCCGGCGCTGGCGGGCCATGGGGCAGGCCTCGAAGCCCATCCGCGAGGGCGCGGTGCTCACCTTCGACGGCCTCGAGGCGCGCGTCGACGACGTGGAGGGCGAGGGCTTCTACCGGGTCACGCTGGACCGCCAGGGCCCCGAGCTGGAGGCGGCGCTGGGCCGCGCCGGGCGCATCCCGCTGCCGCCGTACATCCGCCGCGCGCCGGACGCCGAGGACGCGGCGCGCTACCAGACCATCTGGGCGCGGGCGCCCGGCTCCGCCGCCGCGCCGACCGCCGGCCTGCACTTCACCGAGCCGCTGCTGGCGCGCCTCGCGGCGCGCGGGATCCGGCGCACCGCGGTCACGCTGCACGTCGGCCCGGGCACGTTCCTGCCCATCCGCGGCGACGACCTCGACCTGCACCGCATGCACGGCGAGCGCTACGAGGTGTCGCCCGCCGCCGCGGCGGAGCTCGCCGCGACCCGCGCGCGCGGCGGACGCATCGTGGCGGTGGGCACCACCTCGGTGCGCACGCTGGAGAGCGCCTGGCGCGACGGCGCCGTCGCCGCCGGCCCGGGCCGCACCGAGCTGTTCATCCGCCCCGGCCACCCGTTCCACGCGGTGGACGCGATGGTCACGAACTTCCACCTCCCCCGTTCCACGCTGCTGGTGCTGGTCTGCGCGTTCGGCGGCCAGGGCCGGGTGCTGGCCGCCTACCGCGAGGCGGTCGCGCGCGGCTACCGCTTCTTCAGCTACGGGGACGCGATGCTCCTGCTCCGCCGCTGA
- a CDS encoding PilZ domain-containing protein gives MHSVSVNVEPGQYLAGWRPEAGQIFVPALSDSRVGDRVAVRVGIYGQAIRATLYGKVAMVRRMGRPALPPGVDLALDRASLPAAGFLATAARGEPVSFQERAPRFPCDLPLRVEHAGGAFDTGALNVSDGGCAVRWPGQLPLVGDLVVLRLGRGVFAPAARAVVCWNQPGGAMERSAGLRLVLEGRAGRAWRGVVAGVARVGRRPA, from the coding sequence TTGCACAGCGTCTCGGTCAACGTGGAGCCGGGTCAGTACCTGGCCGGCTGGCGGCCGGAGGCGGGGCAGATCTTCGTGCCGGCGCTCTCCGACTCGCGGGTGGGCGATCGCGTCGCGGTGCGGGTCGGGATCTACGGGCAGGCCATCCGGGCCACCCTCTACGGGAAGGTCGCCATGGTCCGGCGGATGGGGCGCCCGGCGCTGCCGCCCGGCGTGGACCTCGCGCTCGACCGCGCCTCGCTCCCGGCGGCCGGCTTCCTCGCCACCGCCGCGCGTGGCGAGCCGGTCTCGTTCCAGGAGCGGGCGCCGCGCTTCCCCTGCGACCTGCCGCTGCGGGTCGAGCACGCCGGGGGCGCGTTCGACACCGGCGCGCTCAACGTCTCGGACGGCGGCTGCGCGGTGCGCTGGCCCGGCCAGCTCCCGCTGGTCGGCGACCTGGTCGTGCTGCGGCTCGGCCGCGGGGTGTTCGCGCCGGCCGCGCGCGCGGTGGTGTGCTGGAACCAGCCCGGCGGCGCGATGGAGCGGAGCGCCGGGCTGCGGCTCGTCCTCGAGGGGCGCGCGGGCCGGGCCTGGCGCGGCGTGGTGGCCGGGGTGGCGCGCGTGGGGCGGCGCCCGGCTTGA